A window of Sedimentibacter sp. MB31-C6 genomic DNA:
TTCTTCCATGATATCTTGAAGCTTTACATAATCTGAGGAATTATTCTCTAATTGAATTTCTAACTCTTTAATTTTTTGTTCAAGATTTGCAATATCATCATCAATTGTACAATATTCTCTCTCTTCATTATAAGAGAATTTTAACTTTTTTGATTTAATCTTATTATTTTTGCTAGTATTTTTTTTCTCTTTTTCTTTAGGAATATCGTATAGTTTTTCGAACGATAACTTTTTCTTTAGATAGTCAGAATAACCACCATTATACTTTTGAATAGTCCCATCACCTGGCAATTCTAAAATTGTATTAACAACCTTATCTAAAAAGTATCTATCATGAGATACAGTAATTACAGCACCTTTAAAAGTTTCTAAATATTCCTCTAATATAGTAAGTGTTTCAATATCCAAATCATTTGTAGGTTCATCTAAAATTAGAATATTAGGAGCTTTCATTAAAATACTAAGTAAAAACAATCTTCGTCTTTCTCCGCCAGATAGCCTTTGTATAGTATTATATTGTAAATCAGAATAAAATAAAAACTTTTCTAACATTTGAGAAGCTGTAACAGGTCCATCTACTGTATCTATTATTTCTGCAATATTTTTTATATAATCTATAACCTTTAAAGATTCATCTAAAACTTCTGATTCTTGTGAAAAAAAACCAATATTTACTGTATCACCTATTTCTACATGACCATTATCTGGTTTAATCTTTCCTACTATAATATTTAGTAATGTAGATTTTCCTGCTCCATTTGGTCCAACAATACCAATTCTTGCATCTCTATTAACTAAAAATTCAAAATCTTTTACTATTTCTTTATCGCCAAATTTTTTTGAAATATTTTTTATTTCAATTGTTTTTTTGCCTAATCGTGTAGAAACTGAGCTTAACTCTACTTTTTCCTTTTCTTCAATACCTAACTGCTCACTTAATATTTCAAATCGTTGTATTCTGCCTTTAGCTTTAGTACTCCTAGCCCTAGCGCCTCTTTGCATCCATGCCAGTTCCTTCTTAAATAAGCTTTGTCTTTTCCTGTCAGTACTAATTTCACTTTCCTCTCGAA
This region includes:
- a CDS encoding ABC-F family ATP-binding cassette domain-containing protein, which produces MILTLDKISKNYGEKKLLYNVDLYLNEGEKVGIVGVNGTGKSTLLKIIAQLEEPDSGDIIKRQGDRICYLPQTPVFDETTVLEQIFINASSETKELMEYEAKTILNKLGITEFDKDVNLLSVGQRKRVAIASALVNPCELLVLDEPTNHLDNDMIIWLENYLIKFTGSIIMVTHDRYFLDRVTNRIVELDKGDLYSYQGNYSKFLELKSLREESEISTDRKRQSLFKKELAWMQRGARARSTKAKGRIQRFEILSEQLGIEEKEKVELSSVSTRLGKKTIEIKNISKKFGDKEIVKDFEFLVNRDARIGIVGPNGAGKSTLLNIIVGKIKPDNGHVEIGDTVNIGFFSQESEVLDESLKVIDYIKNIAEIIDTVDGPVTASQMLEKFLFYSDLQYNTIQRLSGGERRRLFLLSILMKAPNILILDEPTNDLDIETLTILEEYLETFKGAVITVSHDRYFLDKVVNTILELPGDGTIQKYNGGYSDYLKKKLSFEKLYDIPKEKEKKNTSKNNKIKSKKLKFSYNEEREYCTIDDDIANLEQKIKELEIQLENNSSDYVKLQDIMEEKSKIENQLEEKMNRWIYLNDLADKISKQNK